In Primulina eburnea isolate SZY01 chromosome 14, ASM2296580v1, whole genome shotgun sequence, the following proteins share a genomic window:
- the LOC140813048 gene encoding uncharacterized protein: protein MATRAFCGVAPFFLRKKASGFEGKSQPEHNKIFLKGQKGSKISNSCGVAGNFVMMTDLKNKISIFRDLLDFAPCSGSATVTELLILTLNDIFKLHPVIKPDILVSKIEGASMHKALKFFCDAMKSLGDLWTTEEWMAKCKYDSKMKLEHCELEQIALMMLEDIIKLARERLFDESDEDEEMKESSPPASQAFGKSPFGSYSDSNNTLSGSPATPTSVLPEAWRSSTKGGKTGPYSPPLLLPLRVQAIEKLNPIDIKRLSFHMFPHAVVQDSSDNIQTRKAEREYNLEFEEKKCSEVKETSSINEADQDYEMIDVMDIPKLRSNVTEFITPVVFIPPTSLPNDEVKFQIPMPQAQNDTIPVTLCPQALSVPAPPPPPPVPSHLLSTHFVPAPPPPPPPPVPSPLLSTHFVPAPIPPPPPPLLSTTTSQQLLPPPPPPPPSSLRNGPPLPPPPPMVVRHGATPPPPSPMGGSKGPVPPPPPAMSMANVAAPPPPPGPSGAKNLRPKKAMTKLKRSSQMGNLYRLLKGKVEGSSLDGKSSGRKGKVGAASGEKKGMADALAEMTKRSAYFQQIEEDVKNYEKTIQEVKSAINSFQTSDMTELLKFHKHVESHLEKLTDETQVLARFEDFPSKKLEALRIAAALYSKLDSVASTLKNWPIVSPVAQHLDKAESYFNKMKGEMDTLERTKDEESKKFQAHKINFDFNILVHIKELMVDISSSCMELALKEKRNVKDKENEKEAKRKGSVKMLWRAFQFAFRVYSFAGGHDDRADKLTRELAQEIETDPHH, encoded by the exons ATGGCGACGAGGGCATTTTGTGGGGTGGCACCTTTCTTTTTACGTAAGAAGGCTTCTGGATTTGAG GGGAAATCACAACCGGAGCACAATAAAATCTTTTTGAAAGGCCAAAAAGGTTCAAAAATCAGCAATTCTTGCGGGGTGGCAGGTAACTTTGTGATGATGACGGATCTCAAGAACAAGATTTCCATCTTTAGAGACTTGCTGGATTTCGCTCCTTGCAGCGGTTCCGCTACCGTGACGGAG CTGCTGATATTGACCCTGAACGATATCTTTAAACTGCATCCTGTAATCAAACCTGACATATTAGTTTCAAAAATCGAAGGTGCATCAATGCACAAG GCTCTTAAATTCTTCTGTGATGCTATGAAATCACTGGGAGACCTGTGGACGACAGAGGAGTGGATGGCCAAATGTAAGTATGACTCGAAAATGAAACTGGAGCACTGTGAATTGGAGCAAATCG CTCTGATGATGCTTGAGGACATAATAAAGCTAGCAAGAGAAAGATTGTTTGATGAAAGTGATGAAGACGAAGAGATGAAGGAATCTAGTCCTCCAGCAAGTCAAGCCTTTGGAAAGTCTCCGTTTGGATCATATTCAGATAGCAATAATACTCTTTCTGGTTCTCCAGCAACCCCAACTTCAGTCCTTCCCGAAGCATGGAGATCCTCGACGAAAGGAGGGAAAACAGGGCCTTATTCTCCGCCTCTACTCTTGCCACTCAGGGTTCAAGCAATTGAAAAACTGAACCCCATTGATATAAAACGCCTTTCGTTTCACATGTTCCCTCATGCTGTCGTACAAGATTCTAGCGACAATATCCAAACCCGTAAGGCGGAGAGAGAATACAATCTTGAGTTTGAAGAAAAGAAGTGTTCTGAAGTGAAGGAAACAAGTAGTATCAATGAGGCTGACCAAGATTATGAGATGATAGACGTTATGGACATTCCGAAGTTACGATCAAATGTAACAGAATTCATTACGCCTGTAGTATTCATTCCACCTACATCATTGCCGAATGACGAGGTAAAATTTCAAATACCAATGCCACAGGCTCAAAATGATACAATACCAGTGACACTGTGCCCACAAGCATTATCTGTGCCTgcaccaccaccaccgccaCCAGTACCATCACATCTGTTGTCAACACACTTTGTGCCTgcaccaccaccaccgccaCCGCCACCAGTACCATCACCTCTGTTGTCAACACACTTTGTGCCTGCACCAATTCCGCCTCCTCCACCTCCATTGCTTTCCACTACAACATCACAACAGCTactaccaccaccaccacctcctccaCCCTCGTCATTAAGGAATGGTCCACCACTGCCCCCTCCTCCACCAATGGTAGTGAGGCATGGAGCAACACCGCCCCCTCCCTCACCTATGGGTGGATCAAAGGGGCCTGTTCCACCCCCACCACCTGCAATGAGCATGGCAAATGTGGCTGCTCCCCCGCCCCCTCCAGGGCCTTCTGGCGCAAAAAACCTCCGTCCCAAGAAAGCTATGACAAAACTGAAGAGATCCTCCCAGATGGGCAATCTTTATCGGCTTCTCAAGGGAAAAGTAGAAGGATCAAGTTTAGATGGTAAATCATCAGGAAGAAAGGGTAAAGTTGGAGCAGCCTctggagaaaagaaaggaatgGCTGATGCTTTGGCAGAAATGACAAAGAG GTCAGCATActtccaacaaattgaagaagacGTCAAGAACTACGAAAAAACAATTCAGGAGGTGAAATCAGCAATCAATTCTTTCCAAACATCAGACATGACCGAGCTCCTGAAATTCCACAAACATGTGGAATCTCATCTTGAGAAACTCACTGATGAAACTCAG GTTCTAgcaagatttgaagatttcccTTCAAAGAAATTGGAAGCTTTGAGAATTGCAGCCGCTCTCTACTCAAAGTTAGATTCTGTTGCCAGTACTTTAAAAAACTGGCCAATAGTGTCACCTGTTGCCCAACACCTGGACAAGGCTGAGAGTTACTTCAACAAG ATGAAGGGTGAAATGGATACCCTGGAACGTACTAAAGATGAAGAATCCAAGAAATTCCAGGCTCACAAGATCAACTTTGATTTCAACATCCTTGTACATATCAAAGAACTAATGGTCGATATATCTTCAAGCTGCATGGAACTGGCTCTTAAG GAGAAGAGAAATGTCAaggataaagaaaatgaaaaggaAGCGAAAAGGAAAGGATCCGTGAAAATGCTTTGGAGAGCATTCCAATTCGCTTTCAGAGTTTATTCGTTTGCTGGCGGCCATGATGACCGTGCTGATAAGCTCACAAGAGAATTGGCTCAAGAAATCGAAACTGATCCTCATCACTGA
- the LOC140811355 gene encoding probable 2' cyclic ADP-D-ribose synthase BdTIR, with protein MQRSSAVRINDISRQILGEFRPKAQPSLPCNIFINHRGIDTKKNVAGLLYDHLHCLRLRPFLDSKSMKPGDRLFDKIDSAIRECKVGVAVFSPMYCDSYFCLHELSLMMESRKRVIPIFCDIKPSDLRIKNDGSCPAHKIDKFRRALVEARYTVGVTFDTSRGDWTEFLASATDAVIKNIIEVEEESMIKKKNNNLHCSPDQDSISTIYNARVANQPA; from the exons ATGCAGCGTTCTTCAGCCGTCAGGATCAACGACATTTCTCGCCAAATTCTGGGCGAGTTCCGGCCAAAAGCGCAGCCTTCTCTGCCGTGCAATATTTTCATTAACCACCGCGGTATTGACACGAAGAAGAACGTGGCGGGGCTGTTGTACGACCACCTCCACTGTCTACGGCTCCGCCCGTTCTTGGATAGCAAGAGCATGAAGCCGGGGGACAGGCTTTTCGACAAGATCGACTCGGCAATTCGTGAATGCAAGGTGGGAGTGGCTGTCTTCTCTCCCATGTATTGCGACTCCTACTTTTGTTTGCATGAGTTGAGCCTCATGATGGAGTCCAGGAAAAGGGTTAtccccatattttgtgatataaAACCCTCAGATCTTCGAATCAAGAATGACGGTTCTTGCCCAGCTCACAAGATCGACAAGTTTCGACGGGCTCTCGTAGAGGCAAGATATACTGTCGGGGTAACGTTTGACACGTCAAGAGG GGATTGGACCGAATTTCTTGCAAGTGCAACGGATGCTGTGATCAAGAATATAATTGAAGTGGAAGAAGAGAGCATGATAAAGAAGAAGAATAACAACCTTCATTGTTCTCCTGATCAAGATAGCATTTCCACGATATACAATGCGAGAGTGGCCAACCAACCAGCATAA
- the LOC140812755 gene encoding uncharacterized protein, whose product MGLSTKQVYGDDHGRELDQTLVQAGSPELSKSAHPLKCPRCGSTNTKFCYFNNYNKSQPRHFCKSCKRHWTKGGTLRNVPAGGGRKNKRPKIINSAAAAASSSSLGPQNCKILPLSNNNGDQKTMSNILSHALIRSPSSLSQSTHTTNGINKAGLNNVSVPSYINSNKECSFSFLNTKFDIKITSLDSNPTTYQSLKAYDHHSNNRDSIEESTITTVNTTSSTRNIPLPNSANSGSTDLPSYWDWNDIDYLLTSSDHLNISWDDIHDLEIKP is encoded by the coding sequence ATGGGTTTGAGTACCAAGCAGGTCTATGGTGATGATCATGGGCGTGAACTGGATCAAACTTTGGTTCAGGCAGGGTCGCCGGAGCTGTCGAAATCTGCACACCCTTTGAAGTGCCCAAGGTGTGGTTCAACAAATACCAAGTTCTGTTATTTCAACAATTATAACAAATCTCAGCCTCGCCATTTCTGCAAATCTTGCAAAAGGCACTGGACAAAAGGTGGCACTCTTCGTAATGTTCCCGCTGGTGGTGGCCGCAAAAACAAGCGGCCCAAGATTATAAAttccgccgccgccgccgcctccTCCTCCTCCCTGGGGCCACAAAATTGCAAAATTCTTCCGTTGAGTAACAATAATGGTGATCAGAAAACTATGTCTAATATTCTCAGCCATGCCTTAATCCGCTCCCCGTCTTCCTTGTCGCAAAGCACTCACACAACAAACGGCATCAACAAAGCAGGTTTGAATAATGTCTCAGTGCCGAgttatatcaattccaacaaaGAATGTTCATTTTCATTTCTAAACACAAAATTTGACATAAAGATTACTTCTTTGGATAGTAATCCCACCActtatcaatctttaaaagcaTATGATCACCATTCAAACAATCGCGACTCCATAGAAGAATCGACCATTACGACAGTAAACACTACTTCATCCACCAGAAACATACCGTTGCCCAACTCGGCTAACAGCGGTTCCACCGACTTGCCAAGCTATTGGGATTGGAATGATATTGATTATCTGTTAACTTCTTCTGATCATCTCAATATATCATGGGATGATATCCATGATTTAGAGATCAAACCCTAA